The Solidesulfovibrio sp. genomic sequence CCGAAATTCCCGGCCTGTGGCGCCTCGATGCCTCCGGGCGCGTGGCGGCCGGCCCCAGGCCGCCGGTTTTCGCCGACCTGGGCGAGCTGCCCAGGCCGGCCTGGGACCTGCTGCCCATGGACCGCTATCGGGCCCACAACTGGCACTGCTTCGACGACATCGCCCGCCGCCAGCCCTATGCCGTCATCTACACCAGCCTGGGCTGCCCGTTTCGCTGCTCGTTTTGCTGCATAAGCGCCCTGTTCGGCCGCCCCGGCATCCGCTACCGGCCCATCGCCGACGTGGTCGCGGAAATCGACTGGCTGGTGGCCAACCACGGCGTGCGCAACATCAAGATCCTCGACGAGATGTTCGCCCTGGACGAGCAGCGCGTGGTCGCCCTGTGCCGGGCCATCGCCGAGCGGGGCCACGACCTCAACATCTGGGCCTACGCCCGGGTCAACACCGTCACCCGGCCCATGCTCGAGGCCATGAAGGGGGCCGGGGTCAACTGGCTGGCCTACGGCTTCGAAACGGCCAGCCGCCGGGTACTGGCCGCCAACGCCAAGGGCTACGACCTCGGCCAGGTGGACGCCGTGGTGGCCATGACCCGCCAGGCCGGCATCCACATCTGCGCCAATTTCATCTTCGGTCTGCCCGAGGACGACTACGACAGCCTGCAGGAAACCCTGGCGCGCATGCAGGACATCAACGCCGAATGGGCCAACATCTATTCGGTCATGGCCTATCCCGGCTCCCGGCTCCACGCCACGGCCGTGGAGCGGGGCTGGCCCCTGCCGGAAACCTGGGACGGCTATTCCCAGTATTCGCCGCGGTGCCGCCCCCTGCCGACCGATTCCCTGACCGGCGGCCAGGTGCTGGCCTTTCGGGACTATGCCTTCGAGGCCTATTACCGAAATCCCCGCTACCTGGACATGATCCGCCGCACCTTTGGCCTGCCGACCGTGCGGCACATCCAACGCATGGCCGAAAAACCCCTGGCCCGCCTGCATGCCGAACCCTACGCCGGCTGCGCTGGCCCGCAGGGACCCACACCTTGAAAAAACCCGCAAGGGCGGCCCCGGGCGGCGCGGCCTGTCCCGGGGAATGGCCGGGATGGGCCGCCCGCGCGGAAAAAAACCTTATGCTCCCGGGAAAACTGCCGAAAGGGAAGTGAGCCCTGGTAGGCGCCGCCCGGGAAGGCGGGCCAACGGGAGGGCGAAACGCGTTGCCAAGGCAGGAGCGGCCATGATCATCAGCAGAACGCCGTACCGGATCTCGTTTTTCGGCGGGGGCACGGATTACCCGGCCTGGTACCGCAGACACGGCGGCCAGGTGCTTTCCGCCACCATCGACAAGTATTGCTACATCACCTTGCGCTATCTGCCGCCGTTTTTCGAACACAAGATCCGGGTGGTCTACTCCAGGATCGAATCCGTCACCGGCATCGACGAGATCAAGCACCCGGCCGTGCGCGAGGTGCTGCGCCACATGCGCTTCGACCGGGGTCTGGAAATCCACCATGACGGCGACCTGCCGGCCCGAAGCGGCATGGGGTCGAGCTCCACCTTCACCGTGGGCCTGCTCAACGCCCTCTACGCCCTCAAGGGGAGCCTGCGCAGCAAGCGCCAACTGGCCGAGGAGAGCATCCACATCGAGCAGGAGATGATCGGCGAGACCGTGGGCTCCCAGGACCAGACCGCCGCCGCCTTCGGCGGCCTCAACCACATCGTTTTCCACCGCAGCGGCGACATCGAGGTGCGCCCCGTCATCGTAAGCCGCGAGCGCCGCCAGGAACTGTCCGACCACCTGATGCTCTTTTACACCGGCATCACCCGCACGGCCTCGGACGTGGCCCAAAGCTACGTCGCCGGCATCTGCGACAAGCACGAGCTGCTGTGCCGCATGGGGGCCATGGTCGAGCAGGGGGTGGACATCCTGCAGGGCGACCGCTGCATCTGCCATTTCGGCGAACTCCTCGACGCCGCCTGGGCGGCCAAGCGCTGCCTGGGGGGCAAGGTCAGCAACCCGGTGGTCGACGGCCTCGTTGCGCGGGCCAAGGCCGGCGGCGCCATCGGCGGCAAGATCGCCGGCGCCGGCGGTGGCGGCTTCCTGCTGCTGTTCGTGCCGCCCTCGGCCCAAAAACGGGTCCGCGAAGCCCTGGGCGAGCTGCTCCACGTGCCCTTTTCCCTGGCCGCCGACGGCAGCCAGATCATCTTCTACGATCCGGTGGTGGACGACTTCCGCGACATCGAGGACGAACGGTCCCGGCGCGACATCCAATGCCTGCGCGAACTGGCCAGGCTCAAGGCCGACGGGGAACCCGCGTGAACGACGTGAAACTCGCCCTGTACCGCGTGATGCTGCGCATCCGGCGCGTCCAGGAGCGCATCGAGGCCCGCTACCTCGAAGACCACATGAAAACGCCGGTGCACCTGTGCATCGGCCAGGAAGCCATCGCCGCCGGGGTCTGCCTGGCGCTCGGGCCGGGCGACAGCGTCCAGAGCAACCACCGGGGCCACGGCCACTACCTGGCCAAGGGCGGCGACCTCAAGGCGCTCATTGCCGAACTGCACTGCAAGGCCGGCGGCTGTTCCGGCGGCTTCGGCGGCTCCATGCACCTGGTGGACACGGCGGTCGGGTTTTTGGGCAGCTCCTCCATTGTCGGCGGCGGCATCCCCATCGCCACGGGCATCGGCCTGGCCATGCGCCTGCGCCGGGCCGACCGGGTCAGCGTGGTCTTTTTCGGCGACGGCGCGGCCGACGAGGGCGTGTTGTACGAAAGCCTCAATTTCGCCATGCTGCGCCGCCTGCCCGTGGTCTACGTTCTGGAGGACAACCAGTGGGCGGTGTGTTCGCCCCGCCAGGGCCGGCAGTGCGGGGACAACGTGTTTTTGCGCGGGGCCGACCCGGACAGGCTGTTTGCGGCCCGCCTCGACGGCAACGACGCCGTGCTCGTCCATGCCGCCGCCCAAACCGCCGTGACCCGGGCCAGGTCCGGGGCCGGCCCGTCGTTGCTGGTCTGCGACACCTACCGCATCCTGGGGCATTCCGGCTGCAAGTCCCAGGACCCGGCCGGCTACCGCCAGGACAGTGAAATCGAGGACTGGGCGCGGCGCTGCCCGGTGGCCCGGCTGCGGCAGTCCCTCGTGGCCGAGGGGCTCCTGGCCCCGGCGGCCGAGGCCGCCCTGGAAGCGGCCATCGCCCGGGAAATCGACGAGGCCTTCGCCTTTGCCGCGGCCAGCCCCTTGCCCGACGCCGCCAACCTCTCCCGGCACCTTTTTTGCGAGTAGCCCATGCCCTGGACCAAAATCAGACCCGATGCCGACGAACCCGATTACGGCCTGGACGCGGCTGGCCACGGCCGGCGCCTCGGCCATGCCGCCGCCCTGCGCGAGGCCCTGTCCCTGGCCCTGACCCTGGACGAGCGCGTCTTCGTCATGGGCCAGGGCGTGGACGACCCGGGCGGCATGTTCGGCGCCACGCGCGGCTTGCACCAGCAGTTCGGCGGCGAGCGTGTCTTCGACACGCCCCTGGCCGAGACGGCCCTGACCGGCGTGGCCGTGGGCGCGGCCCTTGCCGGCATGCGCCCGGTCTACCTGCACAACCGGCCGGATTTCCTCTTTCTGGCCCTGGACCAGCTAGCCAACCACGCGGCCAAGTGGCGCTTCATGTTCGGCGGCGCCGCCCCGCCCGTGCCCCTGGTCGTCTGGGCCTGCATCGGCCGGGGCTGGGGCTCGGCCGCCCAGCATTCCCAGGCCCTGCAGGGGATCTTCCAGCACATCCCGGGGCTCAAGCTGGTCATGCCCTCGACCTGCCACGACGCCAAGGGGCTGCTGCTGGCGGCGATCGGGGACGACAACCCGGTGGTGGTCATCGACCACCGCTTCAATTTCCGCAACAAGGGCCCGGTGCCCGAGGGGCCCTACTACGTGCCCCTGGGCCAGGGCGTGGTGCGCCGGCCCGGGCGGGACGTGACCGTGGCCGGGTTTTCCCACCTGGTCAACGACGCCTTTGTCGCGGCCGAGGAACTGGCCCGGGAGGAGGGCATCGAGGCCGAGGTCGTGGACCTGCGCACCATCCGCCCCCTGGACGAGGCCTTGCTGCTGGCCTCCCTGGCCCGGACCGGCCGGCTGGTGGCCGTGGACACCGGCTGGAAGACTGGCGGCGTGGCTGCGGAACTGGCCGCCGTGGCCGTGGAGAAGGGGTTTGCCCACTTGCGGGCCCCGGTTGTCCGGGTGACCTGCCCGGACCTGCCCACCCCGGCCGGCTACAGCCTGGAAGCCGCCTATTACGTGGGCAAGCAACAGATCAAGGACGCCATCCGCCGCCTGGCCGCGTCCTGAGCCCCGCGACAGCCTGTGAAAACGGCCCCCCGGGCCGCGAGAGGAAGCCATGTCCACGATGAAAGTCCCCTTCGGCACCATTTCCATTCCGGCCCGGGCCAAGGAGCTGATCGCCCAGGCCCTGGACGAGCGCCGCGTGTCCTGCGGCCGGCTGGTGCGCCGGTTCGAGGAGGCCTTCGCCGGCCTGCTCGGCATGCCCCAGGCCGTGGCCGTGGCCACGGGCACCGACGCCGACGCCCTGGCCCTGGCCCTGCTCCACGACTACGGCGCCACGCCCCAAAGCGAGGTCATCGTCCCGGCCCTGTCCTTCGTGGCCACGGGCAACGCCGTGCTCCACGCCCGGCTCACCCCGAAATTCGTGGACATCGACCGCAAGACCCTCAACATCGACACGGCCCAGCTGGAAGCGGCCGTCACCGAACGCACCCGGGCCATCATGCCCGTGCACCTCATGGGCAAGCCGGCGGACATGGACGCCATCATGGCCGTCGCCGACCGCCACGGCCTCACCGTGGTCGAGGACGCCGCCGAAGCCCACGGCATGCTCTACAAGGGCAAGCCGGCCGGGGCCATCGGCCACCTGGGCGCGTTTAGCCTCTACGTGGCCCACATCATCTCCACCATCGAGGGCGGCATCATCACCTGCCGTAGCGAGGAGCACGCCGAGATCCTCATCTCGCTGCGTTCCCACGGCCGGGCCTGCTCCTGTCCGTCCTGCGTGCTGTCCACCAGCCAGACCTACTGCGCCAAGCGCTTTAGGGACGGCCAGGACATCCGCTTCACTTTTCCCCGGGTGGGCTACTCCTGCAAGATGAATGAGCTGGAAGCGGCCGTGGGCCTGGCCAACATCGAATGCTACGAGGACATCGTGGCCGTGCGCCACGCCAACCTCAAGTACGTGCTGGACCGTTTCGAGCGCTTCGCCCCGTTTCTGTCCACCATCACCGAGGAGCCCTGGGAGCGCATCGGCCCCCACGCCATCCCGGTAGTGGTCAACGAGGCGGCCTCGTTTAGTCGCGACGAGCTGGCCGCCTACCTGGAGCGCCACGGCATCGAGACCCGCACCCTGTTCGCCTCCATGCCCACCCAGTGCCCGGGCTTCGCCTTCCTCGGCCACCGCGAGGGCGAATTTCCCGTGGCCGAATACATGGGCAGAAACGGCCTGCACATCGGCTGCCACCACGACCTGGGCCTGGCGGAGATGGAGTATTGCCTCCACGTCCTGGACCGCTTCCTGACCGAGCGCCAAGCCTAGCCGCGCCGGGCCGGGCCACAACACCACACGGAAAGCACATGGAAAAACAACGCATCCTCGTCACCGGCGGCGCCGGCTACCTCGGCTCCGTCATGGTCCCGGCCCTTTTGGCCGAAGGCCACGCCGTCACGGTCCTCGATTCCCTCCTCTTCGGCCAGGACCCCCTGCTTGACTGCTGCCACTACGAAACCTTCGACTTCATCAAGGGCGACATCGCCGACACGGCCCTCATGGAGTCGCTGGTGCCCCGCTTCGACACGGTCATTCCCCTGGCGGCCATCGTGGGCGCCCCGGCCTGCAAGATCAACCCGACCCTGACCCGGCTCGTCAACCACGACGCCTACCTCCACCTCATCAAGATCCTCAGCCCCGCCCAGCGCGTGGTCTTCCCCACGACCAACAGCGGCTACGGCATCGGCGAAAAGGACGCCTACTGTACCGAGGAGTCCCCCTTGCGCCCCCTTTCCGAATACGGCCGGTGCAAGGTGGAGATCGAGCAGGCCTTTCTGGAGCGGGGCAACGCGGTCAGCTTCCGCCTGGCCACGGTCTTCGGCATCAGCCCCCGCATGCGCATGGACCTGCTGGTCAACGACTTCACCTACCGGGCCTACAAGGACCGGTGCATCATTTTGTTCGAGGAGCATTTCCGCCGCAATTACATTCACGTGCGCGACGTGACCCGGGCCTTTTTGCTGGCCTTGTCGCGCTACGACGACATGCGCGGCCAGGCCTTCAACGTGGGGCTCAGTTCCGCCAACCTGACCAAGCGGCAGTTGTGCGAGAAGATCAAGGAGCACGTTCCGGAGTTCTACATCCACTGCGCCGCCGTGGGCGAGGACCCGGACAAGCGGGACTATCTGGTCAGCAATGCCAAGATCGAGGCCCTGGGCTGGCGGCCGGCCCACGACCTGGACCGGGGCATCCGCGAGCTGCTCAAGGGGTACCGCATCATCCGGCCCAACCGCTACGCCAACGTCTAGCGGCGCGACCGCTCAGGGCTGCCCGTCCATGGCCAGGGACTGTTCCTCGAAGAAGTCGTGGTAGCGCGGCTGGTAGGGGAGCAGTTCCCACCAGGGCGCGACGAGCGCCCGGGTCACGGTCAGGCCCAGCCGGGGCCGCAGGCCGTGGCTGATGGACACGCCGGCCCGGCGGTAGAGTTGGGGCATCTTCTGCCGGTCCAGGCCGGGATGGTCGAAGATTTGCGCCAGGCCCTCGCCCTGCTCCAGGTAGAGGTGAGGGTCGACGGTGTTGGCCAGCACCACCTCGTGGCAGTCGCCTTCCTCCAGCAGGCGGTCGAAAAGCCCTTCGACGGAGGCCGGCCGCAGCAGCAGATGGGCGGCGTCGACGGTCAGTTGCACGTTGCCCACGGAGCCGGCCGCCAGCTTGAGTTCCGCAGTCAGGCGCCCCTTGAAGTCCCCGGGCAATTCCGGGCCGATCCGGCCGGCGGGCAAGCCGCCGGGCAGGCGCCGGTAGCCCGCCGCCTCGATGACCGGGGATACGGACTCGGCATTGGTGCACACGAATCGCTGGTCCACGAAGGACAGCGCCGCCAGGCGGCCGAGCAGCCGCGCCAGCAGGGCGTCCGCCCGCCAGGTCAGCCATTCGTCGTGGCAGCACACGACCATGACGCAGCACATGTCAACGGCCACGGCTTCCTCCCGTGCCGGAGGCCGACGCGGCCCCCGGGTGTAAACGCGTCCCTGTCGCCTCGAAGGCCCTGGCGGCCATGCCGGCTACGGTTTGCGGACCAGCAGCTGGATGCCGTGGTCCGTCAGTTCGCCGAAGGTGTAGGGCCAAAGCCGCGCCCGCCGCTTTTCCGGCAGCAGGTCCCGGCCCTCGTGGGACCGCTGGCTGCAAAGCACTTCCAGGCCGTGGCGCTCGACGACCGCGTCGAAGCCGAATTCCAGGGCCGTGAGCCCATTGATATGATCCGGGCAGAGCATGCCCTTGATGTAGTGGCCGGCGCCGATGTGCAGCTCCGCTTCGATGGTCGCGGCCAGGCCGGTGCGGCCGGCGTATT encodes the following:
- a CDS encoding B12-binding domain-containing radical SAM protein, which translates into the protein MGHDIALLKPGSQKQLYGNLSDFELTAIEPPLWAALLAAYLRQKGFSVALLDAEAEGWTREQAAAALAEAAPRLAVLVASGTNPSASTMNMLGAGELMARVKELAPGTATMLLGLHPSALPERTLLEEKTDFVCQGEGFHTLPPLLAALAAGGELPEIPGLWRLDASGRVAAGPRPPVFADLGELPRPAWDLLPMDRYRAHNWHCFDDIARRQPYAVIYTSLGCPFRCSFCCISALFGRPGIRYRPIADVVAEIDWLVANHGVRNIKILDEMFALDEQRVVALCRAIAERGHDLNIWAYARVNTVTRPMLEAMKGAGVNWLAYGFETASRRVLAANAKGYDLGQVDAVVAMTRQAGIHICANFIFGLPEDDYDSLQETLARMQDINAEWANIYSVMAYPGSRLHATAVERGWPLPETWDGYSQYSPRCRPLPTDSLTGGQVLAFRDYAFEAYYRNPRYLDMIRRTFGLPTVRHIQRMAEKPLARLHAEPYAGCAGPQGPTP
- a CDS encoding kinase, with translation MIISRTPYRISFFGGGTDYPAWYRRHGGQVLSATIDKYCYITLRYLPPFFEHKIRVVYSRIESVTGIDEIKHPAVREVLRHMRFDRGLEIHHDGDLPARSGMGSSSTFTVGLLNALYALKGSLRSKRQLAEESIHIEQEMIGETVGSQDQTAAAFGGLNHIVFHRSGDIEVRPVIVSRERRQELSDHLMLFYTGITRTASDVAQSYVAGICDKHELLCRMGAMVEQGVDILQGDRCICHFGELLDAAWAAKRCLGGKVSNPVVDGLVARAKAGGAIGGKIAGAGGGGFLLLFVPPSAQKRVREALGELLHVPFSLAADGSQIIFYDPVVDDFRDIEDERSRRDIQCLRELARLKADGEPA
- a CDS encoding thiamine pyrophosphate-dependent dehydrogenase E1 component subunit alpha encodes the protein MNDVKLALYRVMLRIRRVQERIEARYLEDHMKTPVHLCIGQEAIAAGVCLALGPGDSVQSNHRGHGHYLAKGGDLKALIAELHCKAGGCSGGFGGSMHLVDTAVGFLGSSSIVGGGIPIATGIGLAMRLRRADRVSVVFFGDGAADEGVLYESLNFAMLRRLPVVYVLEDNQWAVCSPRQGRQCGDNVFLRGADPDRLFAARLDGNDAVLVHAAAQTAVTRARSGAGPSLLVCDTYRILGHSGCKSQDPAGYRQDSEIEDWARRCPVARLRQSLVAEGLLAPAAEAALEAAIAREIDEAFAFAAASPLPDAANLSRHLFCE
- a CDS encoding transketolase C-terminal domain-containing protein, which gives rise to MPWTKIRPDADEPDYGLDAAGHGRRLGHAAALREALSLALTLDERVFVMGQGVDDPGGMFGATRGLHQQFGGERVFDTPLAETALTGVAVGAALAGMRPVYLHNRPDFLFLALDQLANHAAKWRFMFGGAAPPVPLVVWACIGRGWGSAAQHSQALQGIFQHIPGLKLVMPSTCHDAKGLLLAAIGDDNPVVVIDHRFNFRNKGPVPEGPYYVPLGQGVVRRPGRDVTVAGFSHLVNDAFVAAEELAREEGIEAEVVDLRTIRPLDEALLLASLARTGRLVAVDTGWKTGGVAAELAAVAVEKGFAHLRAPVVRVTCPDLPTPAGYSLEAAYYVGKQQIKDAIRRLAAS
- a CDS encoding DegT/DnrJ/EryC1/StrS family aminotransferase, producing MSTMKVPFGTISIPARAKELIAQALDERRVSCGRLVRRFEEAFAGLLGMPQAVAVATGTDADALALALLHDYGATPQSEVIVPALSFVATGNAVLHARLTPKFVDIDRKTLNIDTAQLEAAVTERTRAIMPVHLMGKPADMDAIMAVADRHGLTVVEDAAEAHGMLYKGKPAGAIGHLGAFSLYVAHIISTIEGGIITCRSEEHAEILISLRSHGRACSCPSCVLSTSQTYCAKRFRDGQDIRFTFPRVGYSCKMNELEAAVGLANIECYEDIVAVRHANLKYVLDRFERFAPFLSTITEEPWERIGPHAIPVVVNEAASFSRDELAAYLERHGIETRTLFASMPTQCPGFAFLGHREGEFPVAEYMGRNGLHIGCHHDLGLAEMEYCLHVLDRFLTERQA
- a CDS encoding NAD(P)-dependent oxidoreductase — protein: MEKQRILVTGGAGYLGSVMVPALLAEGHAVTVLDSLLFGQDPLLDCCHYETFDFIKGDIADTALMESLVPRFDTVIPLAAIVGAPACKINPTLTRLVNHDAYLHLIKILSPAQRVVFPTTNSGYGIGEKDAYCTEESPLRPLSEYGRCKVEIEQAFLERGNAVSFRLATVFGISPRMRMDLLVNDFTYRAYKDRCIILFEEHFRRNYIHVRDVTRAFLLALSRYDDMRGQAFNVGLSSANLTKRQLCEKIKEHVPEFYIHCAAVGEDPDKRDYLVSNAKIEALGWRPAHDLDRGIRELLKGYRIIRPNRYANV